From one Rhodoferax sp. PAMC 29310 genomic stretch:
- a CDS encoding glutathione S-transferase family protein, which produces MKLFTSPGAPNPRRVAMFMSEKNISGIELMPVDLNALEHKAASFRAKSSMARVPALELDDCRMLTETRAICTYLEGLYPTPNLMGVDAEERAFIEMADRRVEWYFMLPAASCVRHTHPGLAPLENPQFPDFGQAQAPKVLEFATWLDGELQRQSWVAGERFTVADITAFCTLEFARLMRFKADRAGLTALQAWRDRMAARPSAAA; this is translated from the coding sequence ATGAAACTCTTCACCTCCCCCGGCGCGCCCAACCCCCGGCGCGTCGCTATGTTCATGAGCGAGAAAAACATCAGCGGGATTGAGCTGATGCCCGTGGACCTCAACGCGCTGGAACACAAAGCCGCCAGTTTTCGTGCCAAGAGCTCCATGGCGCGGGTGCCCGCGCTGGAGCTGGACGACTGCCGCATGCTGACGGAAACCCGCGCCATCTGCACCTACCTGGAAGGCCTCTACCCCACGCCCAACCTGATGGGTGTGGACGCCGAGGAGCGTGCCTTCATTGAAATGGCAGACCGCCGCGTGGAGTGGTATTTCATGCTGCCCGCCGCCAGTTGTGTGCGCCACACCCATCCGGGCCTGGCGCCGCTGGAGAACCCGCAGTTCCCCGATTTCGGCCAGGCCCAGGCCCCCAAGGTGCTGGAATTTGCCACTTGGCTGGACGGTGAGCTGCAGCGCCAGTCCTGGGTGGCGGGTGAACGCTTCACCGTGGCTGACATCACCGCGTTTTGCACCCTGGAATTCGCCCGACTGATGCGCTTCAAGGCCGACCGGGCAGGTTTGACGGCCCTGCAGGCCTGGCGTGACCGCATGGCGGCGCGGCCCAGCGCGGCGGCCTGA
- a CDS encoding glutathione S-transferase family protein: MIDLYTAATPNGHKVSIALEELGLPYSLKVLDFSQDEQKTSAFLAINPNGRIPAIVDRDADDFAVFESGACLIYLAEKTGQLMPNDAKGRSRVLQWLMFQIGGIGPMMGQANVFYRYFPEKIQPVIDRYQGETRRLFGVLDGQLKDNEYLAGDYSIADIANWAWVRTHRWSGVELDGLPYLKRWRDQLRARPAVQRGIEQPAAKVDLARDGDAAAQRFALEARRMVEMGQPRSTATATSTTTTTEGP, encoded by the coding sequence ATGATTGACCTCTATACCGCGGCAACACCCAACGGCCACAAGGTGTCGATCGCCTTGGAGGAGTTGGGCCTGCCCTACTCCCTGAAGGTGCTGGACTTCAGCCAAGATGAACAAAAGACATCTGCGTTCCTGGCCATCAACCCCAACGGCCGCATTCCCGCCATAGTGGACCGGGACGCGGACGACTTTGCGGTGTTCGAGTCCGGTGCCTGCCTGATTTACCTGGCCGAGAAAACCGGGCAGCTGATGCCCAACGACGCCAAGGGGCGCTCCCGGGTGCTGCAATGGCTGATGTTCCAGATCGGCGGCATCGGCCCGATGATGGGGCAAGCCAATGTCTTCTACCGCTACTTCCCCGAAAAAATTCAGCCCGTGATTGACCGCTATCAGGGTGAGACCCGGCGCTTGTTTGGGGTGCTGGACGGGCAACTCAAAGACAACGAGTATCTGGCGGGTGACTACTCCATTGCCGACATCGCCAACTGGGCCTGGGTACGCACGCACCGCTGGTCGGGCGTGGAACTGGACGGCTTGCCATACCTGAAGCGCTGGCGCGACCAGCTTCGCGCCCGCCCCGCCGTTCAGCGCGGCATTGAGCAACCGGCCGCCAAGGTGGACCTGGCGCGTGATGGCGATGCCGCCGCGCAGCGATTTGCACTGGAAGCCCGGCGCATGGTGGAAATGGGGCAGCCACGCTCCACCGCCACAGCGACATCCACAACCACAACCACCGAAGGACCCTAA
- the lysA gene encoding diaminopimelate decarboxylase, with amino-acid sequence MNPFSPTTLSQLAQQHGTPLWVYDAAVIERQISALRQFDVVRFAQKANSNTHILRLMRAQGVKVDAVSLGEIERALAAGYLPGLHNGHYEIVFTADVMDRATLARVTELGIPVNCGSMDMLDQIGQVKPGHPVWLRINPGFGHGHSNKTNTGGEHSKHGIWHTDLPTACTKVRANGLTLLGLHMHIGSGVDYSHLQEVCGAMVALVKTVATLGMDLQAISAGGGLSIPYQADEPIIDTAHYFALWDTARQEVATLLGHPVTLELEPGRYLVAESGVLVTEVRATKDMGNNHFVMVDAGFSDLMRPSMYGSFHGMSVITASGQDVTGAFKDTVVAGPLCESGDVFTQGEGGVVLQRPLPAANVGDLVVIHDTGAYGASMSSNYNSRPLIPEVLVEQGQPRLIRRKQTVAELLALEAV; translated from the coding sequence ATGAACCCCTTCAGCCCCACCACCCTGTCCCAACTCGCCCAACAACACGGTACACCCCTGTGGGTTTACGACGCTGCCGTCATCGAGCGCCAGATCAGCGCCCTGCGCCAGTTTGACGTCGTGCGTTTTGCGCAAAAAGCCAACTCCAACACCCACATCCTGAGGCTCATGCGCGCCCAAGGCGTGAAGGTGGACGCCGTGTCCCTAGGCGAGATCGAGCGCGCACTGGCTGCGGGTTATCTGCCGGGCCTGCACAACGGCCACTACGAGATTGTGTTCACAGCGGACGTGATGGACCGTGCCACACTGGCCCGCGTCACCGAGCTGGGCATTCCCGTGAACTGCGGCTCCATGGACATGTTGGATCAAATCGGCCAGGTCAAGCCCGGCCACCCCGTGTGGCTGCGCATCAACCCCGGCTTTGGCCACGGCCACAGCAACAAAACCAACACCGGTGGCGAGCACAGCAAGCACGGCATCTGGCACACCGACCTGCCCACGGCCTGCACCAAAGTCAGGGCCAATGGCCTGACCCTGCTGGGCCTGCACATGCACATTGGCTCGGGCGTGGATTACTCGCACCTGCAAGAGGTGTGCGGCGCCATGGTGGCGCTGGTCAAAACCGTGGCCACGCTGGGCATGGACCTGCAAGCCATCTCGGCCGGCGGCGGTTTGTCCATTCCTTACCAGGCAGACGAGCCCATTATCGACACCGCGCACTACTTTGCTTTGTGGGACACCGCGCGCCAAGAAGTCGCCACCTTGTTGGGCCACCCCGTGACTTTGGAGTTGGAGCCCGGCCGCTACCTCGTGGCCGAATCCGGCGTGCTGGTAACTGAAGTGCGCGCCACCAAAGACATGGGCAACAACCACTTTGTGATGGTTGACGCCGGCTTTAGCGACCTGATGCGCCCCTCGATGTACGGCAGCTTTCACGGCATGAGCGTCATCACAGCCAGTGGGCAAGACGTCACCGGCGCCTTCAAAGACACCGTGGTCGCCGGTCCGCTGTGCGAGTCGGGGGATGTGTTCACGCAGGGCGAAGGCGGCGTGGTGCTGCAACGCCCGCTGCCTGCGGCGAACGTGGGGGATTTGGTGGTGATTCACGACACCGGTGCTTACGGTGCCTCCATGTCCTCCAACTACAACTCCCGCCCTTTGATTCCCGAGGTGCTGGTCGAGCAGGGCCAGCCCCGTCTGATTCGGCGCAAACAGACCGTGGCCGAGCTGCTGGCGCTGGAAGCGGTTTAA
- a CDS encoding SPFH domain-containing protein → MGLIQAVVGSIGGTLADQWKDFYTVPGGLPATAALFAAVPQGTNAGRGSNTKGSSNIITNGSKIIVPEGYGLLLFQDGAITGFAAEPGGYEWRSDDLNSKSIFSGDGLVDSLIKQSWERFKFGGQPGSQQAAFFVSLKELPDNRFGTQSEIYWDDSLLGTQVGAVTRGSYTMKIVDPILFVKHFVPATYLQSGQVFDFTDMDNAAASQLFNEVVSSLAPAFSLYTNDPGKGNRITKLQQDSVGFAKSLSDAVESAYQWKSDRGLAIVKTAIVSIEYDANTRELLKTVQRADALAGARGNSNLQASIVQGMQSAGENTGAAGMMGLGMASGMMGGIGSLQQPVAPATPAADDPIAKLKRAKEMLDLGLITQTDYDAVKAKALGL, encoded by the coding sequence ATGGGTCTTATTCAGGCAGTGGTGGGTTCGATCGGCGGTACGCTTGCTGACCAGTGGAAGGACTTCTACACGGTACCGGGCGGGTTGCCTGCAACGGCGGCGCTGTTCGCCGCGGTGCCGCAAGGCACCAACGCCGGACGCGGCTCGAACACAAAGGGCTCCTCGAACATCATCACCAATGGCTCCAAGATCATCGTCCCCGAGGGCTATGGACTGCTGCTGTTCCAAGATGGCGCGATCACAGGCTTCGCTGCCGAGCCGGGCGGGTACGAATGGCGATCGGACGACCTCAACTCGAAGTCGATTTTCTCGGGCGATGGCCTGGTCGACTCGCTCATCAAGCAGAGCTGGGAGCGCTTCAAGTTTGGCGGCCAGCCGGGTTCGCAACAGGCCGCCTTCTTCGTCTCGTTGAAAGAGCTGCCGGACAACCGCTTCGGTACGCAATCCGAAATCTACTGGGACGACAGCTTGCTGGGCACCCAGGTCGGCGCGGTGACGCGCGGCTCCTACACGATGAAGATCGTCGATCCGATCCTGTTCGTGAAGCACTTCGTGCCGGCCACTTATCTCCAGAGCGGCCAGGTCTTCGACTTCACCGACATGGACAATGCCGCCGCCAGCCAGCTCTTCAACGAAGTGGTGAGTTCGCTCGCGCCGGCCTTCAGCCTGTACACGAACGACCCGGGCAAGGGCAATCGCATCACCAAGCTCCAGCAGGATTCGGTCGGTTTCGCCAAAAGCTTGTCCGACGCGGTGGAGAGCGCCTATCAGTGGAAGTCCGATCGCGGCCTGGCCATCGTCAAAACCGCCATTGTTTCCATTGAATACGACGCGAACACGCGCGAACTCCTCAAGACCGTGCAGCGCGCCGACGCGTTGGCCGGTGCACGCGGCAACTCCAACCTGCAGGCCAGCATTGTTCAGGGCATGCAGTCGGCTGGCGAAAACACCGGCGCGGCGGGCATGATGGGCCTGGGGATGGCATCGGGCATGATGGGCGGTATCGGCAGTTTGCAGCAGCCAGTTGCGCCGGCCACGCCGGCGGCGGACGACCCGATCGCCAAGTTGAAGCGAGCCAAGGAGATGCTCGATCTCGGCCTGATCACGCAGACCGATTACGACGCGGTTAAAGCCAAGGCGCTGGGTCTGTAA
- a CDS encoding bifunctional diguanylate cyclase/phosphodiesterase, whose product MSGAKEGGLDVIQNAHIALKRAKKLSRGSCVVYTQEMGAAIRERIRLLQGLRLAVEAERLFVVYQPQVELDGGKVVGMEALLRWRNDEGIYIPPDRFIPLAETSGLIIALGDWVLRVACYELLRLQGIGYPELRMSVNVSQLQFRSPDFVTKLESAIADTQVSAAMLELEITESVAMEDPEFMLGRFAEIKALGVSISIDDFGTGYSSLSRLRQLPVDRLKIDRAFVNELSSDILGGPIAAMVIELGRNLNLSVIAEGVETELQANTLRLMGCHLAQGYFYGRPMAPKELTQWLHDRRVAL is encoded by the coding sequence TTGTCCGGCGCCAAGGAGGGCGGTCTGGACGTTATTCAAAATGCGCACATTGCCTTGAAGCGGGCCAAAAAACTCAGTCGCGGCAGTTGCGTGGTTTACACGCAAGAAATGGGGGCCGCCATTCGAGAGCGAATTCGTCTTTTGCAAGGCCTGCGTTTGGCTGTAGAGGCCGAGCGATTGTTTGTCGTCTATCAACCTCAAGTCGAGCTCGACGGTGGCAAGGTGGTGGGCATGGAGGCCTTGCTGCGTTGGCGCAATGACGAAGGCATTTACATCCCTCCAGACCGGTTCATTCCGCTGGCTGAAACCTCCGGGTTGATCATTGCCCTTGGCGACTGGGTGTTGAGAGTGGCCTGCTATGAGTTGTTGCGTTTGCAGGGCATCGGCTATCCGGAGCTCAGGATGTCCGTCAACGTGTCGCAACTGCAGTTTCGAAGCCCGGATTTTGTGACCAAGCTGGAAAGTGCGATTGCCGACACCCAGGTAAGCGCGGCGATGCTGGAACTGGAAATCACTGAGTCTGTCGCCATGGAGGACCCGGAGTTTATGCTGGGGCGGTTTGCAGAAATCAAGGCCCTTGGGGTCAGCATTTCCATTGATGACTTTGGAACGGGTTATTCGTCGCTTAGCCGTTTGCGCCAACTACCGGTTGACCGGTTAAAGATAGATCGAGCATTTGTGAATGAATTGAGTTCAGATATTTTGGGCGGGCCGATTGCTGCCATGGTCATTGAATTGGGGAGAAACCTTAATTTGTCAGTGATCGCAGAAGGGGTGGAAACTGAGCTTCAGGCCAATACGCTGCGCTTGATGGGTTGCCATCTTGCACAAGGCTATTTTTATGGCCGCCCCATGGCTCCGAAAGAGCTGACGCAGTGGCTGCACGACCGTCGTGTGGCTTTGTGA
- a CDS encoding sensor histidine kinase produces the protein MKRFGAFFQALPLTLDKGRWRTLSLKRTVMLGISVGILLPAAVVGTYLAVDSYEREIDLQVTSLLRQYVGMLEKTIPLPLWQMDIMLANSFVRSIMTNPSVVKISVVDATLGSVLVVENPRPRGGTIVREERPIVWSDRVIGRVSIEMSTAQVEQKFLRNLMGVGGALLLQLVASIVLLVLLVELRLMRPLRRLQQDADRLSKGELTLPVIAMREDEMGELALGMDRMRQKLGHHIEEVRDLNAGLEQRVAERTLDLNTANQELLNAMANLEIAQNEIQRAERLAALGALVAGVAHELNTPIGICITVASSLQGMSHQLTRTMQSGMTRSGLNSYVQHANEASDILMRNLEAAATLIGSFKQVAVDRTSSQRRRFSLQEVARHTLQTIGATIRRAHVTVTDDLPEGVFLDSYPGALGQVLSNLLHNALLHAFDENSQGEISLSAHRVSPEQVELVVGDNGFGIPQANLTRIFDPFFTTRLGLGGSGLGLNIVYNLVTDVLGGTIRVESEVAVGTRFILLLPLVAPVEAELE, from the coding sequence ATGAAACGATTCGGCGCTTTTTTTCAGGCATTGCCACTCACCTTGGACAAGGGTAGATGGCGCACTCTTTCCCTGAAACGCACCGTCATGCTGGGCATCTCCGTGGGCATTCTTCTGCCGGCGGCGGTGGTCGGGACCTATCTCGCCGTTGACAGTTACGAGCGCGAGATTGACCTCCAAGTGACCTCTCTGCTGCGCCAGTATGTCGGCATGTTGGAGAAAACAATCCCTTTGCCATTGTGGCAAATGGACATCATGCTGGCCAACTCTTTTGTCCGCTCGATCATGACGAACCCCAGCGTGGTCAAGATCAGTGTTGTGGATGCAACCCTGGGCTCGGTTCTGGTGGTCGAAAATCCGCGCCCCCGAGGCGGCACGATTGTTCGGGAAGAGCGTCCGATCGTCTGGTCGGATCGAGTCATTGGCCGGGTGTCGATTGAGATGAGCACGGCCCAGGTTGAGCAGAAATTTTTGAGAAACCTAATGGGCGTGGGCGGTGCGTTGCTTTTGCAACTGGTGGCCTCGATTGTGTTGCTGGTGTTGTTGGTTGAGTTGCGTCTGATGCGCCCGCTGCGTCGCTTGCAACAGGATGCCGATCGTCTGTCAAAAGGTGAGCTGACTCTGCCGGTGATCGCCATGCGTGAAGATGAAATGGGTGAGCTGGCTCTGGGCATGGATCGGATGCGACAAAAGCTGGGACACCACATTGAGGAAGTTCGCGACCTCAATGCGGGTTTGGAGCAGCGTGTGGCTGAACGCACGCTGGACCTGAACACGGCGAATCAGGAGCTTCTCAATGCGATGGCCAATTTGGAGATTGCACAAAATGAAATCCAACGCGCCGAGCGTCTGGCCGCACTGGGCGCCCTGGTAGCGGGTGTTGCCCATGAACTCAACACCCCCATTGGAATTTGCATCACCGTGGCCAGTTCTTTGCAAGGCATGAGCCATCAACTGACCCGAACCATGCAAAGCGGCATGACTCGCTCGGGCTTGAACAGCTATGTCCAGCACGCCAACGAAGCCAGCGACATTCTGATGCGCAACCTGGAGGCCGCCGCGACCTTGATTGGAAGCTTCAAGCAAGTGGCCGTGGATCGAACTAGCTCGCAGCGTCGCCGATTCTCTCTGCAAGAAGTGGCTCGCCATACTCTGCAAACCATTGGGGCCACGATTCGTCGCGCGCATGTGACGGTGACCGACGACCTGCCAGAAGGCGTTTTCCTTGATAGTTACCCAGGGGCACTGGGGCAAGTTCTTAGTAATCTGCTGCACAACGCGCTCTTGCATGCGTTTGATGAAAATTCCCAGGGAGAAATTTCTCTTTCGGCGCATCGTGTGTCTCCCGAACAAGTGGAGTTGGTCGTGGGGGACAACGGGTTTGGAATTCCTCAAGCAAACCTGACGCGAATTTTTGATCCGTTCTTCACCACCCGGTTGGGTTTGGGTGGAAGTGGCCTCGGACTGAATATTGTCTACAACCTGGTGACCGATGTACTGGGTGGAACCATTCGGGTCGAAAGCGAAGTCGCGGTCGGAACGCGGTTCATTCTGCTGCTACCGCTGGTGGCGCCAGTAGAAGCTGAACTCGAATAA
- a CDS encoding diguanylate cyclase domain-containing protein, which yields MTSVDLASPSNDTDLLEFVEEADLSATQSGLVWRLLIVDDEPDVHRATTLALNGLTLLGRPLEFLHAYTAHEATAILRREQDIAVVLLDVVMEREDSGLALVKVIRQDLRLTDLRIILRTGQPGYAPEIESIDKFDINDYKTKSELTRARLYLTIVAALRTYEQIQALDKLAYYDSLSCLPNRNRFIDLIEERLRKSDGDDGVVAILDLDDFSEVNDTLGHQHGDRLLQVVAQRLTASLGPDTVLARIGSDSFGLMGSAGAINPEELLALLGAPFLGQNNSMRVTAT from the coding sequence ATGACATCTGTGGACCTGGCTTCTCCGTCAAACGATACGGACCTTCTCGAATTCGTCGAGGAGGCGGACTTATCCGCGACCCAGTCCGGGCTGGTTTGGCGCCTGCTCATCGTTGACGACGAGCCTGATGTTCACCGTGCGACCACCTTGGCGCTGAATGGCTTGACCCTGTTGGGGCGTCCGCTTGAATTTTTACATGCCTACACCGCTCATGAGGCCACTGCCATTTTGCGGCGGGAGCAAGATATTGCTGTTGTCCTGCTGGACGTGGTCATGGAACGCGAAGACTCTGGATTGGCCCTGGTGAAAGTAATTCGCCAAGACCTTCGACTGACGGATTTGCGTATTATTTTGAGAACCGGGCAGCCCGGCTACGCACCAGAAATCGAGTCAATCGACAAGTTCGACATTAACGACTACAAAACCAAGTCCGAGCTGACCCGTGCCAGACTGTATCTGACCATTGTGGCGGCGCTGAGAACGTATGAACAAATTCAGGCCTTGGACAAGCTGGCCTATTACGACAGCCTGTCCTGCCTGCCCAACCGGAACCGGTTCATCGACTTGATCGAAGAGCGCCTTCGCAAAAGCGATGGGGACGACGGGGTGGTTGCCATTTTGGATCTGGATGATTTCTCAGAGGTGAACGATACGCTGGGTCACCAGCATGGGGACCGGTTGCTGCAAGTCGTGGCCCAACGATTGACCGCGTCGTTGGGTCCGGACACGGTATTGGCACGCATTGGCAGTGATTCCTTCGGCTTGATGGGCTCTGCCGGAGCTATCAATCCCGAAGAACTGCTCGCATTGCTGGGCGCTCCGTTCCTGGGGCAGAACAATTCCATGCGGGTGACGGCAACCTAG
- a CDS encoding TFIIB-type zinc ribbon-containing protein — MSSADIPSSTPGRPATGPGSPQDVPPSPGRFAIDPATLPEPIRDELQAPDPAAINTSADELKDGLNRCPKCGATDIRHKPGSDLLICLYCRNEWHGKRVEEEFGLGVGIDQLKGTVIASGARDIAADAATLMSFKCTGCGAEVTINTESAMTARCHWCRHVFGVNEQVANGAVPDAVLPFHIKKDDAVARIRQFVGKRRMFALKAFKQQFIPENVISVYLPYMIVDGNTSVSVAGKAEIETRRYTRGSGKDKTTYYDADVYQVERHVDFTVDDLPLESSTVRGNLDTRANTNNIINTILPFDTKNAVKWNASYLIGVSSEKRDQDVEHLRPRLEDQLLSIARAQVESSMGRYDRGVRCEQERLSVHGTRWVSMYLPVWLYSYHQPGRNGGMLHYIAVNGRTGKPWAACRCSSGSSCWQRSPSAASSKALPSGSWEPPHE, encoded by the coding sequence ATGTCGAGCGCGGACATTCCGTCGTCAACGCCGGGGCGTCCAGCCACCGGCCCGGGGTCGCCACAGGACGTGCCACCGTCACCGGGCCGTTTTGCGATTGACCCGGCCACACTGCCCGAACCGATTCGAGATGAGTTGCAGGCGCCGGACCCGGCCGCCATCAACACGTCTGCCGACGAGCTCAAGGACGGCCTCAACCGCTGCCCAAAATGCGGTGCGACCGACATTCGGCACAAACCCGGCAGCGACCTGCTGATCTGCCTCTACTGCCGCAACGAATGGCATGGCAAGCGGGTCGAAGAGGAGTTCGGACTCGGCGTGGGCATTGACCAGCTCAAGGGCACGGTCATCGCGTCTGGCGCGCGGGACATCGCGGCCGACGCCGCCACCCTGATGAGCTTCAAGTGCACCGGCTGCGGCGCCGAGGTGACGATCAATACGGAAAGCGCCATGACGGCGCGTTGCCATTGGTGTCGCCACGTCTTTGGCGTCAACGAACAGGTGGCAAACGGCGCGGTGCCCGACGCGGTGTTGCCCTTTCATATCAAGAAGGACGATGCGGTCGCGCGCATCCGCCAATTCGTAGGCAAGCGTCGCATGTTTGCGCTGAAGGCCTTCAAGCAACAGTTCATCCCGGAGAACGTGATCAGCGTTTACCTGCCCTACATGATCGTCGATGGCAACACCAGCGTCAGTGTGGCGGGCAAGGCAGAGATCGAGACGCGCCGCTATACGCGGGGCAGCGGCAAAGACAAGACGACCTATTACGACGCCGACGTGTACCAGGTGGAACGGCATGTGGACTTCACCGTGGACGACCTTCCGCTGGAATCCTCCACTGTGCGCGGCAACCTGGACACGCGCGCCAACACCAACAACATCATCAACACGATCCTGCCGTTCGACACAAAGAACGCGGTGAAGTGGAACGCGTCCTACCTGATCGGTGTCTCGTCAGAGAAGCGCGACCAAGACGTGGAGCACTTGCGCCCGCGCCTGGAGGACCAGCTACTGTCGATCGCCCGCGCCCAGGTCGAGTCATCGATGGGCCGCTACGACCGCGGTGTGCGCTGCGAGCAAGAGCGCCTCAGCGTCCACGGCACGCGCTGGGTGTCCATGTACCTGCCGGTGTGGCTCTATTCGTACCACCAACCGGGCCGCAACGGTGGCATGCTGCACTACATTGCGGTGAACGGCCGCACCGGCAAACCATGGGCAGCGTGCCGGTGCAGCAGTGGAAGCTCCTGCTGGCAGCGCTCACCGTCGGCAGCTTCATCGAAGGCCTTGCCCTCTGGTTCTTGGGAGCCTCCTCATGAGTGA
- a CDS encoding ABC transporter substrate-binding protein encodes MALPAAAQKPIIKIATGELAPYATESRTDQGIALSIVRKAFELQGYTVEYTFMPWSRTLTEAKIGKWDGTAYWGRKPEHESSFLISDNILTEQWVFVYRNALKFNWTALTDLRPYRMALIQDYTYTPEIWAMVKTGELTVERLANDEAALKMLLTNRIDVAPMERNVACDLLRRNFNTEEAHRLSVHPKLMTDSFTTHLMLPRSNSASAARMADFNQGVSKLRSSKDYANLLSQVSCPTGWVGGK; translated from the coding sequence GTGGCCTTGCCGGCCGCGGCGCAAAAGCCCATTATTAAAATAGCAACCGGGGAGCTTGCACCCTATGCCACGGAGTCCCGCACCGATCAGGGGATCGCGCTGAGCATTGTGCGAAAAGCATTTGAATTGCAGGGCTATACCGTGGAGTACACGTTTATGCCCTGGTCGCGCACTTTGACCGAGGCCAAGATTGGGAAGTGGGATGGCACCGCCTATTGGGGCCGCAAGCCTGAGCACGAGTCCTCCTTTCTCATCAGCGACAACATCCTCACTGAGCAATGGGTATTTGTCTACCGCAATGCCTTGAAATTCAACTGGACCGCCCTGACTGATTTGCGTCCGTACCGGATGGCCTTGATTCAGGACTACACCTACACCCCAGAGATTTGGGCCATGGTCAAGACGGGGGAGCTGACGGTTGAGCGACTGGCCAACGACGAGGCCGCACTCAAAATGCTATTGACAAACCGCATCGACGTCGCTCCGATGGAGCGCAACGTGGCCTGTGACTTGTTGCGTCGCAACTTCAATACTGAGGAGGCCCATCGACTATCCGTGCATCCCAAGCTGATGACCGACAGCTTCACCACCCATTTGATGCTGCCTCGCTCCAACAGCGCCAGTGCGGCGCGAATGGCTGATTTCAACCAAGGCGTGAGCAAGCTTCGAAGTTCAAAAGACTACGCGAATCTTCTGTCTCAGGTCAGTTGCCCGACCGGCTGGGTTGGTGGGAAATAG
- a CDS encoding GNAT family N-acetyltransferase → MPIFAAETTVSAEEFRTLLLASGLGVRRPVDDLVRLDAMLRNANVVLTARIDGVLVGIARAVIDFVFCCYLSDLVVHENAQRQGIGARLIEEVR, encoded by the coding sequence ATGCCAATTTTCGCCGCCGAAACGACGGTATCCGCCGAGGAATTTCGGACCTTGTTATTGGCGTCGGGGCTGGGTGTGCGCCGGCCCGTGGATGACTTGGTCCGTCTTGACGCGATGCTTCGCAACGCCAATGTGGTCTTGACGGCCAGAATCGACGGCGTCCTCGTCGGCATTGCAAGAGCCGTGATCGATTTTGTGTTTTGTTGCTACCTGTCGGACTTGGTGGTCCATGAAAACGCCCAGCGACAAGGCATTGGGGCACGGCTGATCGAAGAGGTCCGCTAA
- a CDS encoding LysR family transcriptional regulator has translation MISAPASPPLLTHRQLSMFRAIMVQGNLSRAAEVCHSSQPTLSRELARLEQLLGFDLFDRLRGRLRPTVRALALMQEVERSFVGLEHIATRAQELRTLTTGRLQLACLPALAHAMVPGALVHFAQALPDAAVSVCPLESPWLEQALSEQRFDVGLSETTQAPTGVELLPLLQVNEVAVLPAGHPLCQKAVLQPVDFANERFVSLAEGDPYRAAIDAMFASAGVQRTGWLETTSAVAVCAMVQQGLGVAIVNPLTAAAMAGPNLMVRPLSVAIPFNVSLLLPSVAAPHPLRGQLVTALEQGCRQLLRNQ, from the coding sequence ATGATCAGCGCCCCCGCCAGCCCACCTTTGCTCACCCACCGCCAGCTCAGCATGTTTCGCGCGATCATGGTGCAGGGCAACCTCAGCCGCGCCGCCGAGGTCTGCCACAGCTCCCAGCCCACGTTGAGCCGTGAACTGGCGCGGTTGGAGCAGTTGCTGGGCTTTGACTTGTTTGACCGCCTGCGCGGGCGACTGCGCCCCACCGTGCGCGCGCTGGCGTTGATGCAGGAGGTGGAGCGCTCGTTCGTCGGGTTGGAGCACATTGCCACCCGCGCGCAGGAGTTGCGCACCTTGACCACGGGGCGCTTGCAACTGGCCTGCCTGCCCGCGCTCGCCCATGCGATGGTCCCCGGCGCCTTGGTGCACTTTGCCCAGGCCTTGCCCGACGCGGCGGTGAGCGTGTGTCCGCTGGAGTCACCTTGGCTGGAGCAGGCCCTGAGCGAGCAGCGTTTTGATGTGGGCTTGAGCGAAACCACGCAGGCGCCCACAGGGGTTGAACTGCTGCCGCTGCTGCAAGTGAACGAAGTCGCCGTGCTGCCCGCCGGGCACCCGTTGTGCCAGAAAGCCGTTCTGCAGCCCGTCGATTTTGCAAACGAGCGCTTCGTGAGCCTGGCCGAGGGCGACCCCTACCGCGCCGCCATTGACGCCATGTTTGCCAGCGCCGGCGTGCAGCGCACCGGTTGGCTGGAAACCACCAGTGCCGTCGCCGTGTGCGCCATGGTGCAACAAGGCCTGGGTGTGGCCATCGTCAACCCGCTCACCGCAGCGGCCATGGCCGGGCCCAATCTGATGGTTCGACCTCTCAGCGTGGCCATCCCTTTCAACGTGAGCCTGCTGCTACCCAGTGTGGCCGCCCCTCACCCCCTGCGCGGCCAATTGGTAACAGCCTTGGAGCAAGGGTGCCGCCAACTGCTGCGTAATCAATAG